The Prochlorococcus sp. MIT 1341 genomic interval CTTTGCCATCAGCTAGCGGTGTTAGACAATTGCGGATACCTGTCAAAAAGACAAGCTTTACGAGATAAGTAGTGAACCTACCTCTCAGGCCGCCCTCCGCAGGGAGACGGCCCTGAAAAAATTAATTCTGTTTGCTTATTTGAGAGAACTCAAGTTCCACTGGGGTTTCCCGACCAAATATGGAAAGGAGAGCCTTCAACTTGTTCCTCTCGCCAGAAACTTCTATAACTTCTCCCTGAAAATCTTTAAAAGGTCCAGCAGTCACAAGGATTTGATCTCCTTCCGTGAGGTCAAGCTTCACAACAGTCTTCTTCTCAGCAGCCCTCTTAAATATTCGATCAACTTCTTGACGGCTTAAGGGTCGTGGCTTGATATGCCCCCTCGCCTTACCGGTAGCACGTCTATCCTCAGCTCCGACAAAATTAATAACGTTGGGTGTACTGCGGACAGCCATCATAGTGTCTTCATCCAACACCATACGAACTAAAACATAGCCAGGAAAAACCTTCTCTTCCGTAGATTGTCTAGTCCCATCTTTCTTCAATTTCACCGCAGGCGTTTGAGGTATTTCTATCTCTAATATTCGATTACTAACTCCCAAGGTCAGAGCCCTTTGCTCCAAAGTTGCCTTTACTTTCTTTTCACAACTGGAAGCAACCTGTATTGCATACCACCGGGCAACACTTGTTTTAGCCACCGAAACAGTTTCAAGGGCCAAATCAGATTCTTGTTGAGGTGTGGTATCGAACTCAGACACTTGTGGAAAAATATAGAAAAATGGGCTGAAAGACCAAGCGAATGTTTAGTCAACGAAAGATTTGGGAAGCACCCCAGCCGTAAAAACGACTTACTGCA includes:
- the nusG gene encoding transcription termination/antitermination protein NusG, translated to MALETVSVAKTSVARWYAIQVASSCEKKVKATLEQRALTLGVSNRILEIEIPQTPAVKLKKDGTRQSTEEKVFPGYVLVRMVLDEDTMMAVRSTPNVINFVGAEDRRATGKARGHIKPRPLSRQEVDRIFKRAAEKKTVVKLDLTEGDQILVTAGPFKDFQGEVIEVSGERNKLKALLSIFGRETPVELEFSQISKQN